The genomic region CCGCCTGGCCGGCAGCATCGAGGAAAACACCGGCACGCGCGAGTTCCGCGTGGTCGATCCCCCGCGCGTGAGCCCGCGCCCGGTCTCGCCCAACCGGCCGCTGCTGCTGGGCATCTTCTTCGTGGTGTCGCTGGTGCTGGGCCTGGCCGTGGCACTGGTGCGCGAGCTGGCCAACCCGGCCTTCTACGAGCCCAACGCCCTGAAGGCCGCCACCAAGGTGCCGCTCTTTGGTGCCATCACCCGCTATCGTGATGAAGCCGCCCAGAAGCTGGCCCGCAAGCAATCGTTCCGCTTCACCGCCACCCTCGTCGGCTACACGCTGGTGTTCGTGGTGCTGATCCTCATCTACGTGATTGATGCAGGCCAATCCAGCGAAGCAGCACCGGCACCCACCGCACAACACACCCAGCAGAAGGTGATGTCATGAACAAGCGACTCGTTCAGCGGGCGATGCAGAAGCTGGTGGACCAGAATCCGTCCCGGCCGCTGCACCAGCACACCACCATCACGCCCACCACCACCATCACCCCCAGCACGACCACGCCGCGGACCCTGAGTCAGGGCAGCGCCACGCTGATGGCTTCCTCGGCCGAGGCCGAGGAGGCGATGGCCGCCGGCATCCGGGCCGACATCGCCCGTGCCGAAGCGCTGCGGCAGGCCCGCGAGCGCGGCGAGCAGGTCAACGGCCGGCTGGACACGGCAGCGGGTGGTGCCAGGATCGACACCCAGGCTTCGGCCGGCGCCTCCTTCCCGGCCGCACAGGGCCAGGGCTCGGCAGACCGGCAGGACGGCGCGGCCAACAGCGCGTCCTCCGCGAGCGAAGCACACGGCAGCAATGCCCATTCCGCGACCGGACACATCCCCTCGTCCGGCCGCGCCGTCATCCAGCTGGATTTCGATTACCTGAAGGGACGTGGCTTTCTGGTACCGGACGACAAGACCTCCAAGATTCACCAGGAGTTCCGTCTGGTGAAGCGGCGCCTGCTGGACAACGCCTTTGGCCGCCTGCGCCCCGTGGT from Lautropia mirabilis harbors:
- a CDS encoding P-loop NTPase family protein: MNKRLVQRAMQKLVDQNPSRPLHQHTTITPTTTITPSTTTPRTLSQGSATLMASSAEAEEAMAAGIRADIARAEALRQARERGEQVNGRLDTAAGGARIDTQASAGASFPAAQGQGSADRQDGAANSASSASEAHGSNAHSATGHIPSSGRAVIQLDFDYLKGRGFLVPDDKTSKIHQEFRLVKRRLLDNAFGRLRPVVGNGRLIMVTSSLPSEGKTFSAINLAISIAIGGEHPVLLIDADIARPSVSNTLQLDIPDEVGLTDYLEDPTIPISELLHETSVPGLSLMTAGHLNHRPVDLLASNNMAQLVERLKTMLPHHVIIFDTPPLLPVTETRSLSALVGQVMLVVAAGETPRSAVNESLLQLENCEAVGLLFNKAPVQPKAPAYYGY